In Pangasianodon hypophthalmus isolate fPanHyp1 chromosome 3, fPanHyp1.pri, whole genome shotgun sequence, a single genomic region encodes these proteins:
- the LOC113541990 gene encoding immunoglobulin lambda-1 light chain — protein sequence MILNAVSVTGLLLTLSGLAAYNLSQEQSKSVKQGDTVSILCTAENDAHYISWYQQKAGGLPQFLLRNDVRASGLPDRFTFTDSGNQDYLNINGVRAEDEAVYYCACVGCGGATQLISDHASSPPSLLLLTPAGSPLSEGDISVVCVARGFYPDSVTMSWSENSSSMTGDEVQTGPSQRQADGTFSQTSVLKLNKQRWSSGGTYTCRLSHPALSTPLSQSTSLAQCV from the exons ATGATCCTGAACGCTGTGTCTGTCACTGGACTCCTGCTCACCCTGAGTG GTTTGGCGGCGTATAATTTGAGTCAGGAGCAGTCCAAATCGGTGAAACAGGGTGACACGGTGTCGATACTCTGCACTGCAGAAAATGATGCTCATTACATTTCATGGTACCAACAAAAAGCTGGTGGTCTTCCTCAGTTTCTGCTCCGCAATGATGTAAGAGCCAGCGGATTACCTGACAGGTTCACTTTCACTGACTCGGGCAATCAGGATTATCTGAACATCAACGGAGTGAGAGCTGAAGATGAAGCGGTTTATTACTGTGCTTGTGTTGGCTGTGGAGGAGCTACACAGt TGATATCTGATCATGCGTCGTCTCCTCCGTCGCTGCTCCTGCTCACTCCCGCGGGTTCTCCGCTCTCTGAGGGTGAtatcagtgtggtgtgtgtggctCGGGGCTTTTACCCTGACAGTGTTACCATGTCCTGGTCTGAGAACAGCAGCAGCATGACGGGCGATGAGGTGCAGACGGGTCCGTCTCAGCGTCAGGCTGATGGCACGTTCTCCCAGACCAGCGTTCTGAAGCTCAATAAGCAGCGCTGGAGCTCCGGGGGAACCTACACGTGCCGTCTGAGTCACCCGGCGCTTTCCACACCGCTGAGCCAGAGCACCAGCCTGGCCCAGTGCGTGTAG
- the lbh gene encoding protein LBH encodes MTACYPQVYHSVFVPCREMTEVMISSTPMEDIRLSPSKDRLTFQIFPDPSDFERCCKLKDRLPSIVVEATEGEVESGELRWPPEEFLISQGEEDEEEDEEEEEEEIDGNIQQGQQTQRKD; translated from the exons ATGACTGCCTGCTATCCTCAGGTGTACCA CTCCGTGTTCGTGCCGTGCCGTGAGATGACCGAAGTGATGATCAGCAGCACTCCAATGGAGGACATACGGCTCAGCCCAAGCAAAGACCGCCTCACTTTCCAG ATCTTTCCGGATCCTTCGGACTTCGAGCGCTGCTGCAAGCTGAAGGACCGCCTTCCATCCATCGTGGTGGAGGCGACCGAGGGCGAGGTGGAGAGCGGAGAGCTGCGCTGGCCTCCCGAGGAGTTCCTGATCAGCCAGggtgaggaagatgaagaggaagatgaggaggaggaggaggaagagattGACGGGAACATACAACAGGGACAGCAAACGCAAAGAAAGGACTGA